One Lujinxingia sediminis genomic window carries:
- a CDS encoding cupin domain-containing protein, protein MKREPVRLFEIPDTLPQEDEFFETLASGKGLRIERIISHGHKTPEGRWYDQELDEWVVLLGGEATLEWEDGTQSKLEAGSAVFIAAHQRHRVVATSSDSPCVWLAVHGRMKPSEEAATT, encoded by the coding sequence ATGAAGCGTGAGCCTGTAAGACTCTTCGAGATTCCCGATACATTGCCCCAGGAGGACGAGTTCTTCGAGACGCTTGCGTCTGGCAAGGGGCTGCGCATTGAGCGCATTATCTCGCATGGGCACAAGACGCCTGAGGGGAGGTGGTACGACCAGGAGCTCGACGAGTGGGTCGTCCTGCTGGGTGGTGAGGCCACGCTGGAATGGGAGGACGGTACGCAGTCCAAACTTGAGGCAGGAAGTGCGGTGTTCATTGCTGCGCATCAGCGTCATCGCGTGGTCGCGACAAGCAGTGACTCGCCATGCGTCTGGCTGGCGGTGCACGGCAGAATGAAGCCTTCGGAAGAAGCTGCGACGACGTGA
- a CDS encoding cation-translocating P-type ATPase, with translation MASGGTNAAEAGVVLSRVWSREADEVARALEVDPTLGLSGEEAAGRLERYGPNQLREIKGRSIWSIVVDQVDDLVIIFLIVTAVVSMALGFWVEGVAVAIVVLINGVLGLAMDLRARRSMQALRQLEEAWSTVVREGRPLRVGAHEVVPGDVVLLDEGDVITVDVRLVEANRVQVDEAALTGESLPVEKGVEALAASTELAERSNMLFKGTTLTRGTGRGVVVATGMATELGGISALVEGEEEGETPLEHRLNRLASRLIWVTLGLSALVVPAGVAAGKTLEEVGMTAIALAVATVPEGLPVVATLTLARGMLRMAEKNALMRRLASVETLGATTLICTDKTGTLTENRMVVRCLVLPSGEVMVEGGGEVGRLVGGGDSGAEREVGEALEVGVLCTNASIGRDGQAMGDPMEVALLRLARQQGVDVDGELERMPEVREEAFDSEVKMMATYHRLEEGRVRVAVKGAPEEVLGASTRWRCQGKEQAFDEEERGRWHRENEAMARRGLRVLALASREVEDAQAAPYEELTFVGLVGFYDPPREEVREAIRECAQAGVRVVMITGDQAATARSIALQIGLVASDEAEVIVGKELRAPEELSREERGRVRAASMFARVSPEQKLNIIALHQEAGEVVAMTGDGVNDSPALARADIGVAMGQRGTQAARETADLVLRDDRFNTIVYGIEEGRVIFTNIRRFVVFLLSINWASIVVIVAASLAGAPLPVTAMQILYLNVVTDVFPSLALVATGGASELMRRPPRSPKESILTGHHWGAIGVYGVVISAAVLVSLAVSLQVLGFALERAVTVSFLTLGFGKAFHALNMRDVSPRGGDSDAWVSPVMRNGWVWGAIVWCAVLLAMTVYVPWLRGLLETVRPGVEGWALAVGLGVVPLVVIQAGQRVVLGLRRA, from the coding sequence ATGGCATCGGGAGGGACGAATGCTGCGGAAGCGGGAGTGGTGCTGTCGCGGGTGTGGAGCCGAGAAGCCGATGAGGTTGCCCGGGCGCTGGAGGTTGATCCGACGCTGGGGTTGAGCGGGGAGGAGGCTGCGGGGCGGCTGGAGAGGTACGGGCCGAATCAGCTTCGGGAGATCAAGGGGCGGTCGATCTGGAGCATCGTGGTGGATCAGGTCGATGACCTGGTGATCATTTTTTTGATCGTGACGGCGGTGGTCTCGATGGCGTTGGGGTTCTGGGTTGAAGGCGTTGCGGTGGCGATTGTGGTGCTGATCAACGGGGTGTTGGGGTTGGCGATGGACTTGAGGGCGCGGCGTTCGATGCAGGCGTTGCGGCAACTGGAGGAGGCATGGTCGACGGTGGTTCGGGAGGGACGCCCGTTGCGGGTTGGTGCGCATGAGGTGGTGCCGGGGGATGTGGTGCTGTTGGATGAGGGGGATGTGATCACGGTCGATGTTCGGCTGGTGGAGGCGAACCGTGTGCAGGTGGATGAGGCGGCGCTGACCGGGGAGTCGCTGCCGGTGGAGAAGGGGGTTGAGGCGTTGGCGGCGAGTACGGAGTTGGCGGAGCGCAGCAACATGCTTTTTAAGGGGACGACGCTGACGCGGGGGACGGGGCGAGGGGTGGTGGTGGCCACGGGAATGGCCACGGAGCTGGGGGGAATCTCGGCGTTGGTGGAGGGGGAGGAGGAGGGGGAGACGCCGCTGGAGCATCGGCTCAACAGGCTTGCGAGTCGGTTGATCTGGGTGACTCTGGGGTTGTCAGCGCTTGTGGTGCCGGCCGGGGTGGCGGCGGGAAAGACGCTGGAGGAGGTGGGGATGACGGCGATCGCGCTGGCAGTGGCGACGGTGCCGGAGGGGCTGCCTGTGGTGGCGACGTTGACGCTGGCGCGGGGGATGCTGCGGATGGCGGAGAAGAATGCGTTGATGCGACGGCTGGCAAGTGTGGAGACGTTGGGGGCAACGACGTTGATCTGTACAGATAAGACGGGGACGTTGACGGAGAATCGGATGGTGGTGCGGTGTCTGGTGCTGCCATCGGGTGAGGTGATGGTGGAGGGAGGCGGGGAGGTTGGGAGGTTGGTGGGAGGGGGAGATTCGGGAGCAGAGCGTGAGGTGGGAGAGGCGCTGGAGGTGGGGGTGCTGTGTACGAACGCCTCGATCGGGCGTGATGGGCAGGCGATGGGGGACCCGATGGAGGTTGCGCTGTTGAGGCTGGCGCGGCAGCAGGGGGTGGACGTGGATGGGGAGTTGGAGCGGATGCCCGAGGTGCGGGAGGAGGCGTTCGACTCGGAGGTGAAGATGATGGCGACCTACCACCGCCTGGAAGAGGGGCGGGTGAGGGTGGCCGTGAAGGGGGCACCGGAAGAGGTGCTTGGGGCGTCGACACGGTGGCGGTGCCAGGGAAAGGAACAGGCGTTTGATGAGGAGGAACGGGGGCGCTGGCACCGGGAAAACGAGGCGATGGCGCGTCGCGGGTTGCGGGTGCTGGCGCTGGCGTCGCGGGAGGTGGAGGATGCGCAGGCGGCACCTTATGAGGAGCTGACCTTTGTGGGGCTCGTTGGGTTTTATGATCCGCCGAGGGAGGAGGTTCGCGAGGCGATTCGGGAGTGTGCGCAGGCCGGCGTGCGGGTGGTGATGATCACGGGGGACCAGGCGGCGACGGCGCGCAGCATCGCGTTGCAGATAGGGCTTGTGGCGTCGGATGAGGCGGAGGTGATCGTTGGCAAGGAGTTACGGGCACCCGAGGAGCTTTCCCGGGAGGAGAGGGGGCGGGTGCGTGCGGCATCGATGTTTGCGCGGGTAAGTCCGGAGCAGAAGCTCAATATTATCGCGTTGCATCAGGAGGCCGGCGAGGTGGTGGCGATGACGGGGGATGGGGTCAATGATTCGCCGGCGCTGGCGCGTGCGGACATCGGGGTGGCGATGGGACAGCGAGGCACCCAGGCGGCGCGGGAGACGGCGGATCTTGTGCTGCGAGATGATCGCTTCAATACGATTGTCTACGGCATTGAGGAGGGGCGAGTGATCTTTACGAACATTCGCCGCTTTGTGGTGTTTCTATTGTCGATCAACTGGGCATCGATTGTGGTGATTGTGGCGGCGTCGCTGGCAGGGGCACCGCTGCCGGTGACGGCGATGCAGATTCTGTATCTGAATGTGGTGACGGACGTGTTTCCGTCGTTGGCGCTTGTGGCGACGGGGGGAGCGTCGGAGTTGATGCGTCGACCGCCGCGTTCGCCGAAGGAGTCGATACTGACGGGGCATCACTGGGGAGCGATCGGCGTGTATGGGGTGGTGATTTCGGCGGCGGTGTTGGTGTCGCTGGCCGTCTCGTTGCAGGTGCTGGGGTTTGCGTTGGAGCGTGCGGTGACGGTGTCGTTTTTGACGCTGGGGTTTGGGAAGGCGTTTCACGCTCTGAATATGCGAGATGTGTCGCCGCGGGGGGGGGATAGCGATGCGTGGGTGAGTCCGGTGATGCGGAATGGATGGGTATGGGGGGCGATCGTGTGGTGTGCGGTGTTGCTGGCGATGACGGTGTATGTGCCGTGGCTGAGGGGGCTGTTGGAGACGGTGCGTCCCGGGGTGGAGGGGTGGGCGTTGGCGGTGGGGTTGGGGGTGGTGCCGCTGGTGGTGATTCAGGCGGGACAGCGTGTGGTGTTGGGGCTGAGGAGGGCGTGA